The following coding sequences lie in one Ferroacidibacillus organovorans genomic window:
- a CDS encoding extracellular solute-binding protein produces MSRKGLSIGAGVMATLALVPFVLQASATTQSVHAKKAYASAAKHAPAVKGHLVLYSAQGYDAAMAAAFQKKTGIQVSLVDDSTGNIVARMEAERSNPHWDIAWFDGDSTMQSLANQGMLLKGFTPSDLSNYTPLGRSLLPKDHAYFPASVTAAAAIAYNTKYLSPKLAPKTWNDLLLPRFKGQVAMNDPSISGPTYPFVAGIMQQRGIKGGEAYFKALKANGLKVFPTNGVTLNALLTGQVKVIMIQDSALTKAKASGEPIRIVYPSTGVAMLPGVWRLTRTRRIWRLPKHSCNSSSHRKVRESC; encoded by the coding sequence ATGTCGCGCAAAGGATTGTCGATTGGCGCAGGTGTGATGGCAACGCTTGCCTTGGTTCCGTTTGTACTTCAGGCATCCGCAACGACTCAGTCTGTTCACGCCAAAAAAGCGTACGCGTCAGCCGCAAAACACGCGCCTGCTGTGAAAGGGCATCTCGTACTGTATTCAGCGCAGGGCTACGATGCAGCGATGGCTGCGGCGTTTCAAAAAAAGACGGGCATTCAGGTAAGCCTTGTCGATGACTCGACAGGAAACATCGTAGCCCGTATGGAGGCAGAGCGTTCGAATCCACACTGGGATATCGCGTGGTTTGACGGCGACTCCACCATGCAATCTCTCGCCAATCAAGGTATGCTCCTAAAAGGCTTTACACCATCCGATCTGTCAAACTATACACCGCTTGGCCGCTCGCTGCTCCCAAAGGATCACGCGTATTTTCCGGCATCTGTAACGGCGGCTGCGGCGATTGCCTATAACACAAAATATCTTTCTCCAAAACTTGCTCCAAAAACATGGAACGACCTGCTCCTGCCACGCTTCAAAGGCCAGGTGGCAATGAATGATCCGAGCATTTCCGGTCCGACGTATCCTTTTGTTGCAGGCATCATGCAACAGCGTGGCATCAAAGGTGGAGAAGCCTACTTTAAGGCACTCAAGGCAAACGGACTGAAAGTATTCCCGACAAACGGCGTTACACTGAATGCGCTGCTGACAGGGCAGGTCAAAGTGATCATGATTCAGGACTCTGCACTGACCAAGGCGAAAGCGTCTGGAGAGCCAATCCGCATCGTGTATCCATCGACTGGCGTCGCGATGCTGCCGGGCGTGTGGCGATTGACAAGAACGCGCCGGATATGGCGGCTGCCAAAGCATTCGTGCAATTCGTCCTCTCACCGCAAGGTCAGAGAATCATGTTAA
- a CDS encoding ABC transporter permease, with protein sequence MTTLSSNRARYERLVSRLRAVGATPSLLILFVLMIYPMGTLLLLVAFPHAFDMTPSFRFSLSAISGTFSDPGNSGAIVNSLVFGVLLALLASVLGVVTALGLARTRGLARTILRVSIWIVFFAPSYIIAQGWVILMQDNGILAQLFHMPNGFSGWFFSPTGLVVVMGFRYFPFVHFAVEQAIANIGGELVDAARLSGGKPARVLRSVILPLLLPALLAGTSIAFAEGFGDFGFAAAITPQMQIPLLSYQIYAALSQAPVNFPAAAVLSLVLLVVTGVALWLQFFFIVKTRFRHNLNIAAAKCSDGWRQVVGHSRVWYCSGFLDLADGRDALCRALEEHDKRYCEQQLDVRTF encoded by the coding sequence ATGACAACATTGTCCAGTAATCGCGCGCGCTATGAGAGGCTCGTGAGTCGCTTGCGCGCGGTCGGGGCGACGCCGAGTCTTCTCATCCTCTTCGTTTTGATGATCTATCCCATGGGGACGCTACTGCTTCTGGTAGCGTTCCCCCACGCGTTTGACATGACGCCTTCGTTTCGCTTCTCACTGAGCGCGATCTCAGGCACCTTTTCCGATCCTGGTAACTCTGGCGCGATTGTGAACAGCCTCGTGTTCGGCGTGCTGTTGGCGCTGCTCGCAAGCGTGTTGGGTGTGGTGACGGCCCTTGGCTTGGCGCGTACAAGGGGACTCGCGCGCACGATCCTTCGCGTCAGCATTTGGATCGTCTTTTTTGCGCCATCGTACATCATCGCTCAGGGTTGGGTCATCTTGATGCAGGATAACGGAATTCTGGCGCAACTCTTTCACATGCCAAACGGATTTTCCGGCTGGTTCTTTTCGCCGACCGGACTGGTGGTCGTCATGGGCTTTCGCTATTTTCCGTTTGTCCATTTTGCAGTGGAGCAAGCGATTGCAAACATTGGCGGAGAACTGGTCGATGCGGCGCGGCTTAGCGGCGGAAAACCTGCCCGCGTGCTGCGCAGCGTGATTCTTCCGCTGCTGCTTCCGGCGCTTCTGGCAGGAACTTCGATCGCCTTTGCGGAAGGGTTCGGCGACTTTGGATTTGCCGCCGCGATCACGCCGCAGATGCAGATTCCCCTTCTTTCGTATCAGATCTACGCTGCGCTCAGTCAGGCGCCTGTCAATTTTCCGGCGGCTGCCGTCTTGTCTCTCGTGCTGCTTGTCGTCACAGGCGTGGCGCTGTGGCTTCAGTTTTTTTTTATTGTCAAGACGCGGTTTCGCCACAATCTCAACATCGCAGCGGCCAAGTGTTCGGATGGTTGGCGGCAAGTTGTGGGTCATTCTCGCGTATGGTATTGCTCTGGGTTCCTTGATCTTGCCGATGGGCGCGACGCTCTGTGCCGCGCTTTGGAAGAACATGACAAACGGTATTGCGAGCAACAATTGGACGTTCGAACATTTTAA
- a CDS encoding ABC transporter permease yields MTNGIASNNWTFEHFNHALITGGGMAALGNSVVYALISGFAAAGLGLLISFQMSFVKTALNRILSIIIIGSIAVPGVVMAAGFVLAWNGVWLIPLHLVLYGTPVCLSLAYIAGSLPYSIRLQMGALSQVSVNLLRAAQVLGAKRLRLLRVIVFPLIRGTVLSTWLLAFIGTFFELPASSLLYPPGQPPFPVLIASKFNAFLWSQGSALTLLGMTILIAMYALGQLIMRMRAWRFGTRWTVKRVENDVSELRVEGI; encoded by the coding sequence ATGACAAACGGTATTGCGAGCAACAATTGGACGTTCGAACATTTTAACCACGCGCTCATCACGGGTGGTGGGATGGCGGCGCTCGGAAACTCTGTCGTGTACGCGCTTATCAGCGGATTCGCCGCCGCTGGATTGGGGCTTTTGATTTCTTTTCAAATGTCATTCGTTAAAACTGCGCTAAATCGAATTCTCAGCATCATCATCATCGGTTCGATCGCAGTTCCTGGCGTTGTCATGGCGGCAGGTTTTGTGCTCGCGTGGAATGGCGTGTGGCTGATTCCTCTGCATCTCGTACTCTACGGAACACCGGTGTGCCTCTCGCTTGCCTATATTGCGGGCTCGCTGCCGTACTCGATCCGCCTGCAGATGGGAGCGCTCAGCCAAGTTTCGGTCAATCTCTTGCGGGCTGCGCAGGTATTGGGTGCAAAACGGTTGCGCCTGCTCCGCGTTATCGTGTTTCCGCTCATTCGCGGAACGGTGCTCTCGACGTGGCTGTTGGCGTTCATCGGCACGTTTTTTGAATTGCCCGCATCCTCACTGCTTTATCCGCCCGGCCAGCCACCGTTTCCTGTCTTGATCGCCTCAAAGTTTAACGCGTTTTTATGGTCGCAAGGGTCAGCGCTGACGCTGCTTGGAATGACGATTTTGATCGCGATGTATGCCCTTGGACAACTGATCATGAGAATGCGCGCGTGGCGATTCGGAACAAGGTGGACTGTTAAGCGTGTTGAAAATGATGTCTCGGAGTTGCGCGTAGAGGGGATCTAA
- a CDS encoding ABC transporter ATP-binding protein: protein MANAHVVLNDVVKKYGDRSVISRVSLEIGEGQFVALLGPSGCGKTTMLNAIAGLVPIDQGQIAIGGKVVSNESYTLSPEERRIGMVFQDFALWPHLTVFDNIAFGLRVRKLNKAAIARRVEEVLDQVALPGYEKLFPHQLSGGQKQRVAIARALAPSPSLMLMDEPLSSLDAGLREQMRWELRRITQEARITTIYVTHDQIEALSMADHIVLMHNGVVEQQGAPEPMYKRPHTAFTATFLGAANLLSGRVIRRMAGRVAISCHGVTFEGTEEQDLGDEVTLVIRPQDMVMTDRNEARGLPVIVRQRAYHGAQWQYRLELVTDGSGQMLECWSPVEWATGSQITLQYDVERCRAVARKTS from the coding sequence ATGGCAAATGCTCACGTTGTACTAAATGATGTCGTGAAGAAGTATGGCGACCGTTCCGTGATTTCACGCGTGTCACTTGAGATTGGGGAGGGGCAGTTTGTCGCACTGCTTGGCCCGTCTGGGTGTGGAAAAACGACCATGCTCAACGCGATTGCAGGGCTTGTTCCGATTGATCAGGGTCAGATTGCCATTGGTGGGAAAGTGGTCTCGAACGAGAGTTACACACTGTCTCCTGAAGAGCGAAGGATTGGAATGGTTTTTCAGGATTTTGCGCTTTGGCCCCATTTGACGGTGTTTGATAACATCGCATTCGGGTTGCGCGTACGCAAGCTGAACAAGGCGGCGATTGCACGGCGCGTCGAGGAAGTGCTCGATCAAGTGGCGCTTCCGGGATATGAGAAGCTGTTCCCGCATCAGCTGTCAGGCGGCCAAAAGCAGCGTGTGGCCATCGCCCGGGCACTTGCTCCATCTCCGTCTCTCATGTTGATGGATGAACCGCTCAGTTCACTCGATGCAGGGCTGCGCGAACAGATGCGCTGGGAGCTTCGGCGGATCACGCAAGAGGCGCGGATTACCACCATTTATGTCACACACGACCAGATCGAGGCGCTAAGTATGGCAGATCATATCGTACTCATGCATAATGGTGTTGTGGAGCAACAAGGAGCGCCTGAGCCGATGTATAAGCGGCCGCACACGGCGTTTACCGCTACATTTCTTGGTGCGGCGAATTTGCTTTCAGGTCGAGTGATTCGACGGATGGCAGGGCGCGTGGCGATTTCCTGTCACGGGGTGACGTTTGAGGGGACAGAAGAGCAGGATCTTGGCGATGAGGTGACGCTAGTCATCCGTCCGCAGGACATGGTGATGACCGATCGCAATGAGGCGCGCGGGTTGCCAGTCATTGTTCGCCAGCGAGCCTATCACGGGGCACAGTGGCAGTATCGTCTAGAACTTGTGACAGATGGATCAGGTCAGATGCTTGAGTGCTGGTCACCTGTGGAGTGGGCGACTGGCAGTCAGATCACGCTTCAGTATGATGTGGAACGTTGCCGGGCTGTTGCTCGAAAGACGTCATGA